One region of Pseudoalteromonas galatheae genomic DNA includes:
- a CDS encoding TonB-dependent receptor, with protein sequence MIAATQSHRVSSTKGMPRHTLSLLIAAVLSGHSYAEAESTLSAEQSKKIERISVTATRQTENLQDVALAVTALSASELEKMNVQDLGDLASHVPNLNLHSGDASNAVIYIRGVGQIDSISFNDPGVGVYLDDVYLGRVQGAFLDVVDPEQIEVLRGPQGTLYGRNTIGGAVRFSSAKPSQDNEGYVSVALGNYNARTIKASVNGALIEDTLSGRFAIAKSSRDGFSENRYNNSDDHDKDTLAWRGSLLYQPSENFSAYLVVDGSNASPSSSRTPHRETPIYSVIKEGYYAPEEDPFVVDVNYNDLEELDTSGASLTLEYLTGHSVFKSITARREMEYRTHLDLDATPDASFGIFNFEDQQQISQEFQWLYKDDKFSLVSGLYYFNEDDLSFGGSVAPDFFVMVSPDVYLPWPVINAGERDQENTSSALYANLSWSLTEKLDVTLGARYTIEKKEVTSKGEEFFGTGVTTAEEMEAVFGTGIGYSPTGYSASKEWKEFTPKVVFDYSISDDSMIYLSAGKGFKSGGFNGRITSFAQPFEPETLWSYEIGSKSLLNKQNIRLNTAAFFNDYKNFQLSRFSIDPDTGAFLSLFENAGKATIYGAEMELEAVASDNLTLNLNLGYLGGGYDELIGDFGKEVSDERELVNSPKWNGRAGFEYFFSTFTQGEFSLRASAAYRSKTYLTVSSSEVLAQSGYTLFDMSLHYRSADDSWEASLYGKNLGDKRYRQHGFDLSAAPGVQLGYYGAPRTYGINLKYKF encoded by the coding sequence ATGATTGCAGCAACTCAATCACATAGAGTCAGTTCAACCAAAGGTATGCCACGGCATACCTTGTCACTTCTGATAGCGGCAGTATTATCAGGCCATAGTTATGCCGAAGCGGAGTCCACGCTAAGCGCTGAGCAAAGCAAAAAAATTGAGCGGATCAGTGTTACCGCAACGCGGCAAACCGAAAATCTACAAGATGTCGCGCTTGCAGTGACCGCCCTCTCCGCCTCAGAGCTTGAGAAGATGAACGTACAAGATCTCGGAGACTTGGCATCTCACGTTCCGAACCTTAACCTACACTCAGGTGATGCTTCCAACGCCGTCATTTATATTCGCGGAGTTGGCCAAATTGACTCTATCTCCTTTAATGACCCCGGCGTTGGTGTGTATCTCGACGACGTATATCTTGGGCGCGTTCAAGGTGCCTTTTTAGATGTTGTCGACCCTGAGCAAATCGAGGTATTACGTGGTCCACAAGGCACCCTTTACGGTCGCAATACTATAGGTGGCGCGGTGCGTTTCAGTAGTGCCAAACCTTCGCAAGATAACGAAGGATATGTCAGCGTGGCGCTTGGAAATTATAATGCTCGGACGATAAAAGCTAGCGTCAACGGCGCATTGATTGAAGACACGCTCTCTGGGCGATTTGCGATTGCCAAAAGTAGCCGAGATGGCTTTAGTGAGAATCGCTATAACAATAGTGACGACCATGACAAAGATACCCTAGCGTGGCGCGGCAGCTTACTTTATCAACCAAGTGAGAATTTTTCGGCCTATTTAGTCGTCGATGGTTCGAACGCATCTCCCTCAAGCTCACGCACCCCACATCGAGAAACGCCTATCTATTCTGTGATAAAAGAAGGCTACTATGCACCCGAGGAAGACCCTTTTGTCGTCGACGTTAACTACAATGATTTAGAAGAGCTCGATACCTCGGGAGCGAGCTTAACGCTTGAATATCTCACGGGACACTCGGTATTTAAATCCATCACTGCTCGACGCGAAATGGAATACCGCACACACTTAGACTTAGATGCCACCCCTGATGCATCATTTGGTATTTTTAATTTCGAAGATCAACAGCAGATAAGCCAAGAGTTTCAATGGTTATACAAAGACGACAAATTCTCTTTGGTATCTGGGCTCTATTACTTTAATGAGGACGATCTGAGTTTTGGCGGCTCCGTTGCTCCGGACTTTTTCGTTATGGTGTCACCAGACGTTTACCTGCCTTGGCCTGTGATTAACGCAGGAGAACGCGACCAAGAAAATACCAGCTCAGCCCTCTACGCTAACCTCTCTTGGTCTTTGACTGAAAAGCTCGACGTCACGCTTGGCGCACGCTACACCATTGAGAAAAAAGAAGTCACATCCAAAGGCGAGGAGTTTTTTGGCACCGGTGTAACAACAGCAGAGGAAATGGAGGCGGTATTCGGCACAGGCATTGGCTATAGCCCTACAGGCTACAGCGCATCCAAGGAGTGGAAAGAGTTTACCCCAAAAGTGGTATTCGATTACAGCATCTCTGACGACAGCATGATTTACCTGAGCGCTGGAAAAGGGTTTAAAAGTGGCGGTTTTAACGGCCGGATCACCTCATTTGCACAACCTTTTGAACCAGAAACCTTGTGGAGCTATGAAATTGGCTCTAAGTCTTTATTGAATAAGCAGAATATTCGCTTAAATACCGCAGCTTTTTTCAATGACTACAAAAACTTTCAGCTCAGCCGCTTTTCTATCGACCCCGACACCGGCGCGTTTTTATCACTGTTTGAAAATGCAGGTAAAGCCACTATTTATGGTGCAGAAATGGAGCTCGAAGCCGTGGCTTCCGATAACCTCACACTGAACCTCAACCTGGGCTATTTAGGGGGCGGTTATGATGAGCTCATCGGCGACTTTGGTAAAGAAGTCAGCGATGAAAGGGAGCTGGTTAATTCACCCAAATGGAATGGCCGCGCAGGCTTTGAATACTTCTTTAGCACCTTTACACAAGGTGAATTTTCACTACGTGCTAGTGCCGCCTATCGCAGTAAAACCTATCTTACCGTGAGCAGCTCAGAGGTACTTGCACAGTCTGGCTACACCCTCTTTGATATGTCACTACACTACCGTTCCGCGGACGACAGTTGGGAAGCAAGTTTATACGGCAAAAACTTAGGCGATAAACGCTATCGTCAACACGGCTTCGATCTTAGCGCAGCACCTGGGGTTCAACTTGGTTATTACGGCGCGCCTAGAACGTACGGTATCAACCTTAAATATAAGTTTTAA
- a CDS encoding GNAT family N-acetyltransferase, translating into MMNIRPENTQDYEAIRSLTYLAFENHPHHEPGAKPTEHLIVEKLRNTERLALSLVAENGESVVGHIAFSPITINGKASKLLALAPLSVAPKVQGKGIGSLLINRALEILKQREVDGVVLIGEPEYYSRFGFNHSPRLTFSGIPAEYFMINSWCESIPSGEVGFDPAFG; encoded by the coding sequence ATGATGAACATTAGACCAGAAAACACACAAGATTATGAAGCCATTCGCTCACTTACGTACTTAGCTTTTGAAAATCATCCACATCATGAACCAGGAGCAAAGCCGACGGAGCACCTGATAGTTGAAAAGTTAAGAAATACAGAGCGTTTAGCGCTATCTTTGGTTGCTGAAAATGGAGAAAGCGTTGTTGGCCATATTGCCTTTTCTCCTATAACAATCAATGGAAAAGCCAGTAAGTTGTTAGCACTAGCACCGCTATCCGTTGCCCCAAAAGTGCAGGGAAAAGGTATAGGAAGTCTGCTAATTAACCGAGCGTTAGAGATACTAAAACAGCGAGAGGTAGACGGCGTTGTGCTGATTGGCGAGCCTGAGTATTACTCACGCTTTGGGTTTAATCACTCCCCAAGGCTTACATTTTCAGGGATACCTGCAGAATATTTTATGATTAACAGCTGGTGTGAAAGTATCCCTAGTGGAGAAGTTGGTTTCGATCCTGCATTTGGATGA
- a CDS encoding esterase/lipase family protein: MKNTNTALRTHTYGLLVFISLAASGLAHASATLEATYTSGINNGWQKVERWRDNSGHIGNESFPADGRGDQSGQRATFFASSQPSSAQFLLYHAPGWDSNSRQTPVLLIHGANQDADLAWANPNEAGSYGCGRQNCPSQGLMQALANDNYKVFALNLAHKNGDGFIWAEQIANAIAQVKNKTGATQVDLVTWSKSAFNARMYISSLTNAWSTKFNSDVRKLVMLGAPNNGIDWSFRHGVNHTYGAYSQCGGSINGPTAHDQILCFGLWYSSSEWVYDSPYFPGSAQMLKALDDKYALPTTEQDWYTTYYGGLGFVSKGRGIAAFTVNSLVDQVRSTGTDSSVQVYNLCGDQADMAFIHNEHTGPSDGVVFISSCIDSTGISNLAGSAVVTTNHLELGWEPSAINQIKNWLSAP, translated from the coding sequence ATGAAAAACACAAACACGGCGTTGCGCACTCATACTTATGGTTTGCTCGTTTTTATCTCACTTGCAGCAAGTGGTTTAGCGCACGCTTCAGCGACACTTGAAGCCACCTATACCTCAGGTATTAATAATGGCTGGCAAAAAGTTGAAAGGTGGCGAGATAACTCAGGGCATATTGGCAATGAAAGCTTTCCTGCCGACGGCCGTGGCGATCAATCAGGTCAGCGCGCTACTTTCTTTGCATCTAGCCAACCAAGCTCTGCGCAGTTTCTGCTTTATCATGCGCCGGGTTGGGATAGTAACAGCCGCCAAACACCGGTGTTGCTGATCCACGGTGCCAATCAAGATGCCGATTTGGCTTGGGCAAATCCAAACGAGGCCGGTAGTTACGGCTGTGGTCGACAAAACTGCCCTTCGCAAGGCTTAATGCAAGCGCTTGCCAATGATAATTATAAAGTTTTTGCCTTAAATCTGGCGCATAAAAATGGCGATGGCTTTATCTGGGCGGAGCAGATAGCCAATGCCATCGCTCAGGTTAAAAATAAGACGGGTGCAACGCAAGTCGATTTAGTCACTTGGTCAAAAAGCGCGTTTAATGCCCGTATGTATATTTCTTCTTTGACCAATGCTTGGAGCACTAAATTCAACAGTGACGTACGCAAACTGGTGATGCTCGGTGCCCCCAACAACGGCATTGATTGGTCATTTCGTCACGGTGTTAATCATACCTATGGTGCTTATTCGCAATGTGGCGGCAGCATAAATGGGCCTACTGCGCATGATCAGATATTATGTTTTGGCCTATGGTATTCAAGTTCTGAGTGGGTTTACGACTCGCCTTACTTTCCCGGCTCTGCGCAGATGCTAAAAGCACTAGATGATAAATATGCACTACCCACCACAGAGCAAGATTGGTATACCACTTACTACGGTGGCTTAGGGTTTGTGAGCAAAGGCCGAGGTATCGCAGCGTTTACGGTCAACTCACTAGTAGACCAAGTTCGTAGCACTGGCACCGACAGCAGCGTTCAAGTTTATAATCTTTGTGGCGATCAGGCCGATATGGCATTTATTCACAATGAGCATACCGGCCCTTCCGATGGCGTTGTATTTATCAGTAGCTGCATCGACAGCACGGGAATAAGTAACTTGGCGGGCTCCGCGGTTGTGACCACCAACCACCTAGAGCTTGGCTGGGAACCCAGTGCAATCAACCAAATCAAAAATTGGTTAAGTGCTCCCTAG
- a CDS encoding glutathione S-transferase family protein, giving the protein MLTVHHLNESRSTRVLWLLHELNMPYELVEHERNSETRLAPESLKKVHPLGKAPVLVDDSLVLCESGAIMEYLLDKAEKSSLRPDVGTPEYYQYQEWLHFAEGSLALPVIASLMMKMEQRTGDKPMDGYIAKEVNVDFSYIDATLAKQSYFAGNDFTAADIMMTVMLEIADKVGLLTTRGNIKAYLEKVQARGAYQAARSYG; this is encoded by the coding sequence ATGTTAACTGTTCACCACTTAAACGAGTCACGCTCGACAAGAGTGCTTTGGCTTTTACATGAACTCAACATGCCTTATGAGCTTGTGGAGCACGAGCGAAACTCTGAAACGCGCCTTGCGCCTGAAAGTCTTAAAAAGGTGCATCCACTTGGAAAAGCCCCCGTGTTGGTCGATGACAGCCTAGTCTTATGTGAGTCTGGAGCCATCATGGAATATCTGCTAGATAAGGCGGAAAAAAGTAGTTTGCGACCAGATGTGGGGACACCTGAGTACTATCAATATCAAGAATGGTTGCACTTTGCTGAGGGGTCATTGGCGCTGCCGGTGATCGCGTCTTTGATGATGAAGATGGAGCAGCGTACAGGCGATAAACCAATGGATGGCTATATTGCTAAAGAAGTAAATGTCGACTTTTCTTACATAGATGCCACACTTGCTAAGCAAAGCTATTTTGCTGGCAACGACTTTACCGCCGCAGATATTATGATGACGGTGATGCTAGAAATTGCAGATAAAGTCGGTTTGCTCACAACGCGTGGCAATATCAAAGCTTATCTTGAAAAAGTGCAAGCTCGCGGTGCATATCAAGCTGCACGAAGCTATGGTTAG
- a CDS encoding helix-turn-helix domain-containing protein has protein sequence MSNTAIAPCYVQLMQHTLTAAKLEFAAVAQYLAINKAIDALDAIEFMRVMEHCAVELNDESLNLNRKKLLPGTNEFVFNSLRHCRTITQLLQELARGYNFIHAGTYNFCEVSHTQVSYIIDDAAFDYATAADAQFSRCMLDSMLVLIHGLVKYVCAETTQVQLTQVQTKSDSSSLLNSVITHIPIKPLSNRYLLTYQYQETNQSLDLAKLEHLTLSTIYHSLANTLHHQQSINDHANLLDRVYSELNAGILCQEQIADKLNISPATLRRRLAEYQTNFRQLKNNVQNKQAKLRLTQGSSLYEVAHTLQFSDERSFIRAFKSWNGVTPMQFLKGLSSKS, from the coding sequence ATGTCAAACACCGCCATTGCACCTTGCTACGTGCAATTGATGCAGCACACACTCACCGCAGCAAAACTGGAATTTGCTGCGGTCGCGCAGTATTTGGCTATCAATAAAGCCATTGACGCCCTAGATGCCATTGAGTTTATGCGCGTGATGGAACACTGTGCTGTCGAGCTCAATGACGAAAGCCTAAACCTTAACCGTAAAAAGCTTCTGCCTGGCACCAACGAATTTGTATTCAATAGTCTGCGCCATTGCCGTACCATTACTCAGCTATTACAAGAGCTTGCCCGTGGCTATAACTTTATCCATGCGGGAACTTACAATTTTTGTGAGGTATCTCACACTCAAGTGAGTTACATAATTGATGATGCAGCCTTTGACTACGCCACGGCCGCTGACGCACAATTTTCTCGCTGTATGTTAGATAGCATGCTGGTATTGATCCACGGCTTGGTAAAATACGTGTGCGCCGAAACCACCCAAGTTCAACTCACACAAGTACAGACCAAAAGTGACTCAAGCTCGCTGCTAAATTCGGTTATCACCCACATTCCCATTAAACCCTTAAGTAATCGCTACTTACTCACCTATCAATACCAAGAAACGAATCAATCATTAGATTTAGCGAAGCTAGAGCATCTTACGCTCAGCACCATTTACCATTCACTAGCAAACACGCTCCATCACCAGCAGTCGATTAACGACCATGCTAACTTGCTTGATAGAGTCTATAGTGAACTTAACGCGGGAATATTATGCCAAGAACAAATAGCCGACAAGCTCAATATCAGTCCAGCAACATTAAGACGAAGGCTCGCTGAGTATCAAACCAATTTTAGGCAACTAAAAAACAACGTACAGAACAAGCAAGCCAAACTGCGACTCACTCAAGGTAGTAGTTTGTATGAGGTGGCGCACACGCTGCAGTTTTCAGATGAACGTAGCTTTATTCGTGCATTTAAGTCGTGGAACGGCGTAACGCCCATGCAATTTCTGAAAGGTCTGAGCTCAAAATCCTAG
- a CDS encoding alpha/beta hydrolase has product MKLDKQTQALLDDLAAQAGDIHDIEISIETSRQGARAMFLGLAGEVDAQVSSQDLHIEHNGIHVGVRCYRPAQSLASPSPAVVFVHGGGWSLGDVDCYGGLVKDLCQQSGVVFFSVEYSLAPEHKFPCALQQVIAVVDWLQENHQRLELDPTKISLMGDSAGGNLALVAAHNLHQQQPNTLSNLYLVYPVVDSFSPHETYPSRMQYGDGNLLLTRDAIKDTCDWYLAPEQSAADVNVSPLFIEDMTHLPTTSVLLAGCDPLYDEGILLAKKLKQAGVLNTLTCFENTIHAFFSFAVLDVCKLARSNIANQLKHDLT; this is encoded by the coding sequence ATGAAATTAGACAAACAAACACAAGCATTGTTAGACGATCTCGCGGCTCAAGCTGGCGACATTCATGACATCGAAATCTCCATTGAGACCTCACGACAAGGCGCAAGAGCGATGTTTTTGGGGCTCGCGGGAGAGGTTGACGCACAAGTAAGTAGCCAAGACCTACACATTGAACACAATGGTATTCACGTGGGCGTTCGCTGTTACCGCCCAGCGCAGTCTTTGGCAAGCCCCAGTCCTGCGGTGGTGTTTGTCCACGGCGGCGGTTGGTCTTTAGGAGATGTCGACTGCTATGGCGGACTGGTAAAAGACTTATGCCAGCAATCCGGAGTCGTTTTTTTCAGCGTCGAATACAGCCTTGCGCCTGAGCATAAATTCCCATGCGCCCTGCAACAAGTAATCGCTGTAGTGGATTGGCTGCAAGAAAACCACCAGCGGTTGGAGCTAGACCCTACTAAGATTTCCCTGATGGGTGACAGTGCGGGTGGCAACTTAGCGCTTGTTGCAGCGCATAACTTACATCAACAACAGCCAAACACCCTAAGTAACTTATACCTAGTTTACCCTGTGGTTGACTCTTTTTCTCCCCATGAAACCTATCCGTCACGCATGCAGTATGGCGATGGAAACTTGTTGCTAACCAGAGACGCAATAAAAGACACCTGCGACTGGTATTTAGCACCCGAACAAAGTGCGGCGGACGTCAATGTCTCGCCATTATTTATTGAAGACATGACGCACCTTCCTACCACCAGTGTGTTGCTTGCCGGCTGCGACCCACTTTACGATGAGGGAATACTGCTCGCTAAAAAACTAAAGCAAGCGGGTGTGCTTAATACTTTAACCTGCTTTGAAAATACCATACATGCGTTTTTCTCCTTTGCCGTGCTCGACGTCTGCAAGCTCGCGCGCAGTAATATCGCCAATCAGTTAAAACATGACTTGACCTAG
- a CDS encoding acyltransferase family protein — MHSNARFHYIDNMRGLALLLGVVFHAALAHGPYFHNLWISVDPNKNVFFNYLAMWTHLFRMPLFFIIAGFCAALLIQKRGGNAYIQNRLKRLLIPFIIFLPLTLLVLLHAMHWGSSVASAPPPLFDVMQQIKEPQVTSMHLWFLWYLSQFCVLFWLLHKFPQFYQHILDTVVKPIFLCAVLPLIVIVSMVNLMVPFPAPDKLQPHWWAYGFYGSLFLLGAGLFHHHGVVTRYSKQFNWLLIIACTSLVAYFYFLPPPPSLEKVIIAVKTGDAAPEKINLISVVVQTIAILSWTAVAYLAGFKWLSRFNKQSRYISDASYWIYLIHIPVLMYIQFPLTNMEVSAFIKFIIALSLTVTVGIISYHYLVRNTVIGILLNGRKAKPKNEKAGILTE; from the coding sequence ATGCACAGTAACGCGCGCTTTCATTATATTGATAATATGCGAGGCTTAGCACTATTGCTTGGCGTTGTTTTTCATGCGGCCTTGGCGCACGGCCCTTATTTTCATAACCTTTGGATCAGTGTCGATCCAAACAAAAATGTCTTTTTTAACTACCTCGCCATGTGGACGCACCTATTCAGGATGCCACTATTTTTTATCATCGCCGGCTTTTGTGCCGCCCTGCTTATTCAAAAACGAGGTGGTAACGCTTATATTCAAAACAGGTTAAAACGGCTACTCATTCCCTTTATTATTTTTCTACCGCTCACCTTGTTGGTGTTATTACATGCGATGCATTGGGGCAGCAGCGTTGCCAGCGCCCCACCACCGTTATTTGATGTTATGCAGCAGATAAAAGAGCCTCAGGTGACAAGTATGCATCTATGGTTTTTATGGTATTTAAGCCAGTTCTGTGTGTTATTTTGGCTGCTACACAAGTTTCCACAGTTTTATCAACACATCCTTGATACCGTTGTTAAACCAATCTTTTTATGTGCCGTGTTACCGCTTATTGTCATCGTATCTATGGTCAATTTGATGGTGCCATTTCCAGCTCCTGATAAACTGCAACCTCATTGGTGGGCTTACGGGTTTTATGGCTCTTTGTTTTTGTTGGGTGCAGGACTATTTCATCATCATGGAGTGGTAACTCGCTACTCAAAGCAATTCAACTGGTTATTAATTATTGCCTGCACTTCATTGGTTGCATACTTTTACTTTTTGCCGCCACCACCGTCGCTTGAAAAAGTTATAATCGCGGTTAAAACAGGCGACGCAGCGCCTGAAAAAATCAATTTGATCAGCGTTGTAGTTCAAACCATCGCCATCCTCAGCTGGACAGCTGTCGCTTACTTAGCGGGGTTCAAATGGTTGAGTCGATTTAACAAACAAAGTCGCTATATCTCAGATGCCTCCTATTGGATTTATCTCATCCATATTCCTGTACTTATGTATATTCAATTTCCTCTTACGAACATGGAGGTATCTGCCTTCATCAAGTTTATTATTGCTTTATCTCTGACGGTGACGGTAGGCATTATTAGCTACCATTATTTGGTTAGAAATACGGTGATTGGTATTTTATTAAACGGCAGAAAAGCCAAGCCAAAAAATGAAAAAGCAGGCATATTGACGGAGTGA
- a CDS encoding Na/Pi cotransporter family protein, which translates to METLQLAGTLLGGLGIFLVAISMMTDGLKLAAGSSLRRVLGVWTKTPQRGIASGFCMTALVQSSSAVTVASLGFVNAGLISMHQALGIVYGANVGTTITGWLVAAVGFKFNIQAIALPLIGIGALMKLLLPRSRLASAGMALVGFGLFFIGIDILKGAFEHIVAAFDLSQFTAEGISGMLTFLLVGMVMTTLTQSSSASIALTITAAASGMIGLYAAGAMVIGANVGTTSTSILASIGATANAKRVAAAQVIFNVFTAVVAFAVLPVLFYLINYFTALFGVTADPALSLALFHTLFNILGVLLIFPLNDRLAGFLMKRFCSAEETASRPRFLDNTIAQTPELAINALLLESKLVADKVLAQFDKCLLPTDKLAIEQALHAIQSLCQQISLFIVSVEQSALSPQTTSLLAKLMRIEQYLSTCSHCVEQLREHAPYKQLAEHHDLHAQLNEYQAQLSHFMKTSLHEQSITPAELSSAQEALQRLHDDVKDDLILAGTHASLAIDKMVSNINTLSEMWQLSQQWHKAMLLIHAIEAQLEPPQSSIQSSEHSTTA; encoded by the coding sequence ATGGAAACACTTCAACTTGCAGGAACGCTACTCGGCGGTTTGGGGATATTTTTAGTTGCGATAAGCATGATGACAGACGGCCTAAAATTAGCAGCCGGTTCGTCGCTGCGTCGAGTACTTGGAGTGTGGACCAAAACCCCTCAGCGCGGTATTGCTTCTGGCTTTTGCATGACAGCCTTAGTGCAATCATCCAGCGCGGTTACTGTGGCCTCTTTGGGCTTTGTGAATGCGGGTCTTATCAGCATGCATCAGGCGCTTGGTATCGTCTATGGCGCCAATGTTGGCACCACCATCACTGGCTGGTTAGTGGCCGCGGTTGGATTTAAATTTAATATCCAAGCTATCGCACTCCCCTTGATTGGTATTGGCGCCTTGATGAAGTTGCTACTACCTCGCTCACGACTAGCGTCAGCAGGCATGGCCTTGGTTGGTTTTGGGCTATTTTTTATCGGCATTGATATTCTCAAAGGCGCGTTTGAGCATATTGTCGCTGCTTTTGATTTAAGCCAGTTTACCGCAGAGGGAATAAGCGGCATGTTGACCTTTTTGCTGGTGGGCATGGTGATGACAACCCTCACTCAATCTTCCAGTGCTTCCATCGCCTTGACCATTACCGCCGCTGCTAGTGGTATGATTGGATTATATGCCGCAGGCGCGATGGTTATCGGCGCAAACGTCGGTACCACATCAACATCTATTTTGGCATCCATTGGCGCAACAGCTAATGCCAAACGCGTCGCGGCGGCTCAGGTGATATTTAATGTGTTCACCGCGGTCGTCGCTTTCGCGGTATTACCTGTGCTGTTTTATCTCATCAACTATTTTACCGCGCTTTTCGGCGTCACTGCTGATCCCGCCTTGTCATTGGCACTTTTTCATACTTTGTTTAATATTTTGGGTGTGCTACTCATCTTTCCACTTAATGACAGGCTCGCTGGCTTTTTAATGAAACGCTTTTGCAGTGCCGAGGAAACGGCTTCAAGACCACGCTTTTTGGATAATACCATCGCTCAAACGCCTGAACTTGCAATCAATGCTTTATTGCTTGAGTCCAAACTCGTTGCAGATAAGGTGTTAGCCCAGTTTGATAAATGCCTACTCCCGACCGATAAACTCGCGATTGAACAGGCACTCCATGCAATCCAATCACTGTGTCAGCAGATTAGCCTTTTTATTGTGTCGGTAGAGCAATCAGCATTATCACCCCAGACCACCTCATTACTCGCTAAACTCATGCGTATTGAGCAGTATTTGTCTACATGTAGCCATTGTGTAGAGCAGTTAAGGGAACACGCTCCATATAAGCAACTCGCAGAACACCATGACTTGCATGCACAATTGAATGAATACCAAGCCCAGCTTAGCCACTTTATGAAAACCAGTTTACATGAGCAAAGCATAACACCTGCAGAACTATCGTCGGCGCAAGAGGCATTGCAACGTTTACATGACGATGTGAAAGATGACTTAATTCTAGCAGGTACTCACGCGTCACTAGCGATAGATAAGATGGTAAGCAATATCAATACACTGTCGGAAATGTGGCAACTTTCACAACAGTGGCATAAAGCGATGTTGCTGATCCACGCCATTGAAGCGCAGCTGGAGCCGCCTCAATCAAGTATTCAAAGCAGTGAACACAGCACCACAGCTTAA
- a CDS encoding CIA30 family protein: MRFLLLLLAIAFSGCSYTQSNLKPKQWRFATDPHGSQAILNGPLVDEEQVAIQFKRVPRVDKQNNSWVELIYDLPTKQLPYQFNIALTYKSDNALIVKLSQREYGGSGDRGYAHYQTKLPASSTWQTINVSLNDFARPNWTPAWSKDKGVILKHVSALYLVPDLTDAEGGEASLAIKSLRIE; the protein is encoded by the coding sequence ATGCGTTTTTTATTGCTTTTACTCGCCATAGCATTTTCTGGCTGTAGCTATACTCAGTCGAACTTAAAGCCAAAACAGTGGCGTTTTGCGACCGATCCGCATGGCAGCCAAGCAATTCTGAATGGCCCGCTTGTTGATGAAGAGCAAGTTGCTATTCAGTTTAAACGCGTGCCGCGAGTCGACAAACAAAACAATTCTTGGGTAGAACTCATTTACGACTTACCCACTAAACAGCTCCCCTATCAATTCAATATCGCACTGACGTATAAAAGTGATAACGCTTTAATCGTTAAGTTATCACAACGTGAGTATGGCGGCTCAGGTGATAGAGGCTATGCGCACTATCAAACTAAATTACCAGCTTCAAGCACTTGGCAAACAATCAACGTATCTCTGAACGATTTTGCCAGACCCAATTGGACACCTGCTTGGTCAAAAGACAAAGGGGTTATACTCAAGCATGTTTCCGCACTTTACTTGGTACCTGACTTGACGGACGCAGAAGGTGGCGAGGCAAGTCTTGCAATAAAAAGTCTTCGAATTGAGTAA